The nucleotide sequence ATGGCGCGCATCCGCGAGAATCAGGGCGATTACTTCTTCCGCTACGGCATTGGCATTGGCTCCGGGAGTGTTCATTACATCAATGCCGCGACGCCGAGCGTACTTCGTGTCGATCGTGTTATATCCGGCACCGGCGCGAATCACTACTTTCAATTTGGGCAGCAGGTCAATAATTTCAGCCGTGACTTTTTCACTGCGAACAATGAGCACATCGGTATCTGCATGTGCTTTAGCCAGATCAATGAGTTCCTGCGAATCATCCTGGACAACGGTATAGCCGCCATTGTTTTTAAGCATTTCGCGGGCAATGCTGTTCAGTTTGGTTGGAATCAAAACTTTTTTCATGGATTACCTCATCTCAAGTTGTGCATTTATGAAAATTTCGCGAACCATAGCACATGACCCTGCTGAATCAAGAATCATTCGCTTTTTTGCATTGCATATTCTGCCGGCGATTTGCATCGTTACGCGCATGAATACGAAGAACACTCAGACGTCTTCCCATCCTCCCTGTGACATCTGTGGAGGGAGATGCTGCAAATATGTCAGCGTTCAGATCGACACGCCCGTAGAAAAAGACGAATGGGACAATATCCGTTGGTATTTGCTACATGAAAACGTGCGTGTTTTCATCGATCACGACATGGATTGGTTTATCGAATTTCTTACACCCTGTACGGCGCAGCTGCCGGATAATCGCTGTGGTTGTTACGAAACACGGCCAGCCATCTGTCGTTCACACGGTCAGCAGGAAGACGTAAACTGCGAATACTATGCCGATCCTTATCACCGTCTTTTTGAAACTGTTGAGCAGCTGGAGTCGTACCTTATCAATGAACACACCTGTTGATGCGATTCCTGATGACGAAAATCGCGTTGCTATAACCAACACCATCTGGACCCATGCGTTGCCATTCATCACATGGATCGTCTGCATGTCATTGCTTCCATCCACGGGCTGGGCCTATGCGGTACGCACGGTTTTAGGTCTGGGTCTCTTTGTCTGGTGCTGTCCGTGGCGCTGGTATCCACGACTTAACGGAAGGCATCTGCCTGGAGCAGTGCTGATTGGCATTGTCGTAGCGGTTTTGTGGATTATGCCTGAAAGTCATTGGCTAAAGGTGCACAGCCCGCTGTTTTACGAGGGGTATCAATATCTGGGTATTGTTCCGCCATGGTCCCTGCCGGCGGCCCGTACCGCAACCCCCTATGCGCCTGAAGTATGCGGGTGGATTTTTACGTTAATTCGCCTGATGGGGTCGGCCATCGCCGTGGGCTGCATCGAGGAGTTTTTCTGGCGCGGCTTTGTCTATCGCTGGCTGATACGGAACAACTTTCTTAAAGTCAGCATGGGGAGCTATCATCCTTTATGGTTCTGGATCACCGCCCTGCTTTTCAGCTTGGAGCATGATCGCTGGCTGGTTGGGCTGCTGGCGGGAGCGATTTACGGCTGGTACGCTATCCGAACCCGTGATATCTGGGCGGTGTCCGCAGCACATGCCATCACCAATCTGGTGCTGGGTATTTACGTTATTACGACGCAGTCTTGGTTTTTTTGGTAGCCGCTCGTGCAGGTTCCGGACGTCGTTGTCACTTGAGCG is from Spartobacteria bacterium and encodes:
- a CDS encoding CAAX prenyl protease-related protein, with protein sequence MPILITVFLKLLSSWSRTLSMNTPVDAIPDDENRVAITNTIWTHALPFITWIVCMSLLPSTGWAYAVRTVLGLGLFVWCCPWRWYPRLNGRHLPGAVLIGIVVAVLWIMPESHWLKVHSPLFYEGYQYLGIVPPWSLPAARTATPYAPEVCGWIFTLIRLMGSAIAVGCIEEFFWRGFVYRWLIRNNFLKVSMGSYHPLWFWITALLFSLEHDRWLVGLLAGAIYGWYAIRTRDIWAVSAAHAITNLVLGIYVITTQSWFFW